Proteins encoded together in one Neobacillus sp. FSL H8-0543 window:
- a CDS encoding YuiB family protein, producing MQMSIVVLIISILLFFVLFFGIGFILNMLLRMSWVMAIAYPVIAIFIVDKVKFIEYFTNSKVAFQELGQKLSSLATADILILVSGLAGAICAGLTIKLLRKNGYQMF from the coding sequence ATGCAAATGAGCATTGTTGTTTTAATTATTTCAATTTTACTATTTTTCGTCTTATTTTTTGGAATTGGATTTATCCTAAACATGCTTCTCCGGATGTCTTGGGTTATGGCGATTGCCTATCCTGTTATAGCTATTTTTATAGTGGATAAAGTAAAGTTTATTGAATATTTTACAAATAGTAAGGTTGCTTTTCAAGAGTTAGGTCAAAAGCTAAGCTCGCTGGCAACTGCAGATATACTTATATTGGTCAGTGGTTTAGCAGGAGCGATTTGTGCGGGACTGACTATTAAGCTTCTCCGTAAAAACGGATATCAAATGTTTTAA
- a CDS encoding iron-sulfur cluster assembly accessory protein, whose amino-acid sequence MTQDVVIVTEAAALHVKEMIKHNEEEGAFLRVSVQGGGCSGLTYGMGFDHEVTEQDLQLEQYGVQILVNKEDAAILKGTKIDYKQSMMGGGFTIENPNAIASCGCGSSFRTATATGTPEEC is encoded by the coding sequence ATGACTCAAGATGTAGTTATTGTAACAGAAGCTGCGGCTCTTCATGTAAAAGAAATGATAAAGCATAATGAAGAAGAAGGCGCATTTCTAAGGGTTAGTGTTCAGGGCGGCGGCTGCAGCGGATTAACATATGGAATGGGTTTTGATCATGAAGTAACAGAACAAGACCTTCAGTTAGAACAGTATGGTGTGCAAATTTTGGTTAATAAAGAGGATGCTGCTATATTAAAGGGCACAAAGATTGATTACAAGCAATCGATGATGGGTGGCGGTTTTACGATTGAAAACCCAAATGCGATTGCGTCATGCGGTTGCGGATCATCGTTCCGGACAGCAACGGCTACTGGAACACCAGAAGAGTGTTAA
- a CDS encoding peptidylprolyl isomerase: METTMGTIKIKLFPEYAPKAVENFVKHGEEGYYNGLTFHRVINNFMIQGGDPNGNGTGGESIYGTPFEDEFSDRLYNLHGALSMANSGSNTNGSQFFIVQKNSLDPSIKTEIEKSGYPGAIIEAYEKIGGTPWLDHRHTVFGQVIEGMDTVDKIAESPTDKDKPEKDILINSIKVMGKT, from the coding sequence ATGGAAACAACGATGGGAACAATAAAAATAAAACTTTTCCCTGAATATGCTCCAAAGGCCGTTGAAAACTTTGTGAAACACGGTGAGGAAGGTTATTATAATGGACTTACTTTTCACCGTGTCATCAATAATTTTATGATTCAAGGCGGAGATCCAAATGGAAATGGTACAGGTGGAGAGAGTATATATGGCACACCGTTTGAAGACGAATTCTCTGACCGCCTTTATAATTTACATGGTGCCTTATCGATGGCAAATTCGGGTTCAAACACGAATGGAAGTCAATTTTTCATTGTTCAAAAAAACTCATTGGATCCTTCAATAAAGACGGAAATAGAAAAGTCTGGATATCCAGGGGCGATTATTGAAGCATATGAAAAAATCGGAGGGACACCTTGGCTTGACCACCGCCATACTGTTTTTGGACAAGTGATTGAAGGAATGGACACAGTAGATAAAATAGCTGAATCACCTACGGATAAAGATAAACCAGAGAAAGATATCCTTATTAACAGTATTAAGGTAATGGGTAAAACGTAA
- a CDS encoding helix-turn-helix transcriptional regulator has protein sequence MSSIGEKIKTYRKLLQMTQEELALKIRVGTHTIEKYESGEHIPSTQTILKLSTVLDVPASELLDQEPLSNI, from the coding sequence ATGAGTTCCATCGGTGAAAAAATTAAAACTTATCGTAAACTACTTCAAATGACACAAGAGGAACTAGCTCTAAAGATTAGAGTAGGAACACATACCATTGAGAAGTATGAGTCGGGTGAACATATCCCAAGCACTCAGACAATCCTTAAATTGTCTACTGTTCTAGATGTCCCCGCCTCAGAGTTATTGGATCAGGAACCATTATCGAATATATAA
- a CDS encoding kinase-associated lipoprotein B: MSELKIGEIVTGIYKTGKYIGELTEERPQHYLIRVLAVLKHPMQGDLHSPKDADVLVFHERRALSYREQTNIPKQMVKPFDKEVPDYQQSLKEAVEKAKKELTENPTPWAEMSLKMYASLEKDYFK, from the coding sequence TTGTCAGAATTAAAGATTGGTGAAATTGTCACAGGAATATATAAAACAGGAAAATATATTGGGGAACTAACTGAGGAACGGCCACAGCATTATTTAATAAGAGTTCTAGCCGTGTTAAAACACCCTATGCAAGGCGATCTGCATAGCCCGAAAGATGCTGACGTTCTCGTTTTTCATGAAAGAAGGGCGCTTTCTTATAGAGAACAAACAAACATCCCCAAGCAAATGGTCAAGCCATTCGATAAAGAAGTACCTGATTATCAGCAATCCCTAAAAGAAGCAGTGGAAAAAGCAAAAAAAGAACTAACCGAAAATCCAACACCATGGGCAGAAATGAGCCTAAAAATGTACGCCTCACTCGAAAAGGACTATTTTAAATAA
- a CDS encoding alanine--tRNA ligase-related protein, which yields MEKLYYQNAYLKSFKSNVVKQTDDEAGNTYVVLEETAFYPTGGGQPHDLGTINNQEVVNVEEIEGEIRHYIKEPLRDVIGKVDGEIDWKRRFDHMQQHAGQHILSAAFESLFGYKTVSFHLGKEVLTIDLDIENLTEQEAEAGELLANRVILENRPIETKWVTEEGLSQYKLRKQLSVTDNIRLVIIPDFDYNGCGGTHPSDTAQVRAIKILDWEKQKKKVRVQFVCGERILEQLHQKHSVLLELTKLLNAPEREMAASALRLIETGKELERKLEATKGTLLNFEAKELLDANQGSDAPIIGMVYQDRTVQELQKLARSIVNANDNITFISVAENVNRIQIVGARGASVSLNMKTIIGNALPLINGKGGGNESFAQGGGEAILTGSKLLHHLVESARLFYIEK from the coding sequence TTGGAAAAATTATATTATCAAAATGCTTACCTAAAGTCATTTAAGTCAAATGTGGTCAAGCAAACGGATGATGAAGCAGGAAATACATATGTTGTTTTAGAGGAGACAGCTTTTTATCCGACTGGCGGCGGGCAGCCGCATGATTTGGGAACAATAAATAATCAGGAAGTCGTAAACGTTGAAGAGATAGAAGGGGAAATTAGGCATTATATAAAAGAACCGCTAAGGGACGTAATTGGCAAAGTTGATGGTGAAATTGACTGGAAACGGCGGTTTGATCATATGCAGCAGCATGCAGGCCAACATATTTTATCTGCAGCATTTGAAAGTCTATTTGGGTATAAGACGGTGAGCTTTCACCTTGGAAAAGAAGTACTAACCATTGACCTTGACATAGAGAATTTGACTGAACAAGAGGCTGAAGCCGGAGAGTTGCTGGCAAATCGAGTTATTCTAGAAAATCGCCCCATTGAAACAAAATGGGTAACTGAGGAGGGGCTATCCCAATATAAGCTCCGAAAACAGCTTTCGGTTACTGATAATATTCGTCTGGTCATCATTCCTGATTTTGATTATAACGGCTGTGGCGGAACCCATCCGAGCGATACGGCACAGGTTCGTGCAATCAAAATCCTTGATTGGGAAAAACAAAAGAAAAAAGTTCGGGTGCAGTTCGTGTGCGGAGAAAGAATTCTGGAACAGCTCCATCAAAAACATTCTGTGTTACTTGAATTAACTAAGCTACTTAATGCCCCAGAAAGAGAAATGGCTGCATCTGCATTACGGTTGATAGAAACTGGAAAGGAACTAGAAAGAAAGCTGGAAGCGACTAAGGGAACGTTACTCAACTTTGAAGCAAAGGAACTGCTAGATGCTAATCAGGGTAGTGACGCGCCTATAATTGGAATGGTTTATCAAGACCGGACCGTCCAGGAACTTCAAAAGCTAGCTAGGAGCATCGTTAATGCTAATGATAATATTACCTTTATTAGTGTAGCTGAAAATGTGAATCGCATACAGATAGTTGGGGCTAGGGGTGCGAGTGTATCCCTTAATATGAAAACAATTATTGGAAATGCACTTCCGCTCATCAATGGAAAAGGCGGCGGAAATGAAAGCTTTGCCCAAGGCGGCGGGGAAGCAATTTTAACAGGGAGTAAGCTACTGCATCATCTAGTAGAATCCGCCAGACTTTTTTATATCGAGAAATAA
- a CDS encoding NAD(P)/FAD-dependent oxidoreductase, giving the protein MITLRKPKIVIVGAGYGGLMTTVRLQKIIGVNEADVVLINKNDYHYETTWLHEASAGTLHHDRVRYDIRDVIDRSKVDFVQDTVVEINKEDKKVILENSEIEYDYLVIALGGEPETFGIKGLKEYAFGISNVNSSRQLREHIEYQFATYNMEDEKNGDRLTIVVGGAGFTGIEFLGELSNRIPELCHEYDVDFNKVKIICVEAAPTVLPGFDPELVNYAVSQLERKGIEFQIGTAIKECTPEGILVAKGEEEPRMIKAGTVVWAAGIRGNSIIEKSGFEAMRGRVKVQPDLRVPGHDNVFIIGDSSLVINEEINRPYPPTAQIAMQQGEIVARNLGALIRNKTELESFTFDNKGTVCSLGEDDAIGVVFGKKVTGTAASIMKKVVDNRSLFMIGGVGLVLKKGKFKVF; this is encoded by the coding sequence GTGATCACTTTGAGAAAGCCTAAAATTGTTATAGTTGGTGCGGGATATGGCGGTCTAATGACAACTGTTAGATTGCAAAAAATAATAGGTGTAAATGAAGCGGATGTCGTTTTAATTAATAAAAATGATTACCATTATGAAACAACATGGTTACATGAGGCATCAGCGGGAACGCTGCATCATGACCGTGTTCGTTATGATATTCGTGATGTTATTGATAGAAGTAAAGTTGATTTTGTTCAAGATACAGTGGTTGAAATCAACAAAGAGGATAAAAAGGTAATTTTAGAAAATAGCGAAATAGAATATGACTACCTTGTGATTGCACTTGGCGGCGAGCCAGAAACGTTCGGTATTAAAGGACTAAAAGAATACGCATTTGGCATCAGTAATGTGAACTCTTCTCGTCAATTACGCGAGCATATTGAATATCAATTTGCTACGTACAATATGGAAGATGAAAAAAATGGTGACCGTTTAACAATCGTAGTCGGTGGTGCGGGTTTTACTGGAATTGAGTTTCTTGGCGAACTATCAAATCGGATCCCAGAACTATGTCATGAGTACGATGTTGATTTCAATAAAGTGAAAATTATCTGTGTGGAAGCCGCGCCAACGGTACTACCAGGTTTCGATCCTGAGCTTGTTAACTACGCAGTTTCACAATTAGAAAGAAAAGGTATCGAATTCCAAATTGGAACAGCGATTAAAGAATGCACGCCCGAGGGTATTCTTGTAGCAAAAGGTGAGGAAGAACCGCGTATGATTAAAGCTGGTACAGTGGTATGGGCAGCGGGTATTCGCGGGAATTCAATCATTGAAAAATCTGGTTTTGAAGCGATGAGAGGCCGTGTGAAAGTACAGCCAGACCTACGTGTACCTGGACATGACAATGTTTTTATTATCGGAGATAGCTCACTTGTAATTAATGAAGAGATTAATCGCCCCTACCCGCCTACGGCACAAATTGCCATGCAGCAAGGAGAGATAGTAGCACGCAACCTTGGAGCATTAATCCGCAATAAGACTGAGCTGGAATCATTTACATTTGATAATAAAGGCACAGTTTGTTCATTAGGAGAAGATGATGCTATTGGTGTTGTATTCGGTAAAAAAGTAACTGGTACGGCGGCATCAATTATGAAAAAAGTGGTTGATAATCGTTCACTATTTATGATTGGCGGAGTTGGTCTTGTATTGAAAAAAGGTAAATTCAAGGTATTTTAA
- a CDS encoding superoxide dismutase family protein — translation MKKFWSIILILLLTGCLEKNVTKIEVEIFNAVGDSLGNVTLTEQASGVKAEVDLKGLSAGEHAIHIHDKGKCEAPEFKTAGNHFNPEDKEHGLLHPKGAHAGDLPNLIVEDDGSVKAELMVPAVTLKDGKTSLLTKEGTTIVVDEEKDDGMTQPSGDSGNRIACGEISKDKNKAGQKASQDEKE, via the coding sequence ATGAAGAAGTTCTGGAGTATTATCCTTATTCTGCTACTAACAGGCTGTTTGGAAAAGAATGTTACTAAGATTGAAGTTGAAATATTTAATGCGGTCGGTGATTCATTAGGAAACGTTACTTTAACTGAGCAGGCGAGCGGGGTAAAGGCGGAGGTTGATTTAAAGGGGCTTTCAGCAGGAGAGCATGCTATACATATACACGATAAGGGAAAGTGTGAGGCGCCAGAATTTAAAACAGCTGGCAACCACTTTAACCCTGAGGATAAAGAACACGGTTTATTGCACCCTAAGGGGGCGCATGCAGGGGATCTTCCAAACTTAATTGTCGAGGATGATGGATCTGTAAAGGCGGAATTAATGGTACCTGCAGTTACCTTAAAAGACGGGAAGACTTCGCTGTTAACTAAAGAGGGTACAACCATTGTTGTTGATGAAGAAAAAGATGATGGAATGACACAACCTTCTGGCGATTCTGGAAACCGAATTGCTTGCGGGGAAATTTCCAAGGATAAAAATAAAGCGGGGCAAAAGGCGTCACAGGATGAAAAGGAATAA
- a CDS encoding PH domain-containing protein — MGFFDGMMGNASEINTAEAQREFARILAGNEKIDKAYKLIRDLFIFTNKRLILVDKQGLTGKKVEYHSIPYKSITHFSIETAGSFDLDAELKIWISGNALPLQKQFNKNLNIYELQTVLAEYVLAN; from the coding sequence ATGGGTTTTTTTGATGGAATGATGGGGAATGCATCTGAGATTAATACGGCAGAAGCACAAAGGGAGTTTGCGAGAATTCTTGCAGGAAATGAAAAAATTGATAAAGCATATAAATTGATTAGAGATTTGTTCATTTTTACAAATAAGCGACTAATCTTAGTGGATAAGCAAGGGTTAACGGGGAAAAAGGTGGAATACCACTCGATACCCTATAAAAGTATTACCCATTTTAGTATTGAGACGGCCGGAAGCTTTGATTTGGATGCTGAACTAAAAATCTGGATTTCTGGCAATGCCCTTCCACTTCAAAAACAATTTAATAAAAACCTAAACATCTATGAACTTCAAACGGTTCTCGCAGAATATGTATTAGCAAACTAG
- a CDS encoding NAD(P)/FAD-dependent oxidoreductase gives MLENQKVYDITIIGGGPTGLFTAFYGGMRQASVKIIESLPQLGGQLSALYPEKYIYDVAGFPKVRAQELVNNLKEQMAKFEPTVALEQSVEKLEKQEDGIFKLTTNSEVHYSKTIIITAGNGAFQPRRLELESAAQYERKNLHYFIDDLNKFAGQKVVVFGGGDSAVDWALMLEPIAEKVTIVHRRDKFRAHEHSVENLHNSKVEVKTPFVPAELIGDETGIKQVVLGTVSGDGTETFDVDAVICNYGFVSSLGPIKEWGLDIEKNSIIVNSKMETNTPGIYAAGDICTYEGKVKLIACGFGEAPTAVNNAKAYIDPKAKIQPLHSSSMFNQ, from the coding sequence GTGCTAGAAAATCAAAAGGTATATGACATTACAATCATCGGCGGCGGTCCTACCGGCCTTTTTACTGCCTTTTATGGCGGAATGAGACAAGCATCAGTAAAAATTATTGAAAGCTTACCTCAATTAGGCGGTCAATTATCGGCGCTTTACCCGGAAAAATACATTTATGATGTTGCTGGTTTTCCTAAAGTTCGTGCGCAAGAACTTGTTAATAACCTTAAAGAACAAATGGCTAAATTTGAACCTACGGTTGCCCTAGAACAATCGGTTGAAAAATTAGAAAAGCAAGAAGACGGAATTTTTAAATTAACTACCAACTCTGAAGTTCATTATTCAAAGACGATCATCATTACAGCTGGTAATGGTGCATTTCAGCCGCGCCGTTTAGAATTGGAAAGCGCTGCTCAATATGAACGAAAAAACCTGCATTACTTTATTGATGATTTAAATAAGTTTGCTGGTCAAAAGGTAGTTGTTTTTGGCGGCGGCGATTCAGCGGTTGATTGGGCACTAATGCTTGAGCCGATTGCTGAGAAAGTTACGATTGTCCACCGCAGAGACAAATTCCGCGCCCATGAACATAGTGTTGAAAACCTGCATAATTCAAAGGTTGAAGTTAAAACCCCTTTTGTACCTGCAGAACTAATCGGAGATGAAACGGGCATTAAGCAAGTTGTTCTCGGGACCGTAAGTGGTGACGGCACTGAAACATTTGATGTCGATGCAGTTATCTGTAATTACGGATTTGTTTCATCGTTAGGACCGATTAAAGAGTGGGGCTTGGATATTGAGAAAAATTCTATTATTGTTAACTCAAAAATGGAAACGAATACACCAGGCATTTATGCTGCTGGAGATATTTGCACCTACGAAGGAAAAGTGAAGTTAATAGCATGTGGATTTGGCGAAGCACCGACTGCAGTCAATAATGCAAAAGCCTATATTGATCCTAAGGCTAAAATTCAACCACTACACAGCTCATCAATGTTTAATCAATAA
- a CDS encoding DUF1871 family protein, protein MEKQVRTNLQYVDLLNEWDPFQLKNGSYDTEIADTVQAVYELDNPVTLAERIQTIYGFSFDATIPMDQCLKVARELLVIKENDSCSI, encoded by the coding sequence ATGGAAAAACAAGTGAGAACAAACCTGCAATATGTTGATTTATTAAATGAATGGGATCCCTTTCAGCTGAAGAATGGCAGCTATGATACAGAAATAGCTGACACCGTTCAAGCTGTATACGAATTAGACAATCCTGTCACGCTTGCAGAAAGAATCCAAACGATATATGGATTTTCATTCGATGCTACCATTCCAATGGACCAATGCTTAAAAGTGGCCAGAGAGCTTTTAGTGATAAAAGAAAACGACTCTTGTTCCATTTGA
- a CDS encoding 3D domain-containing protein, which produces MNNLKKWIKRLTMTILFFLALMVTFQSISGVDTKSYILKSLSAGAAANSQTVSGTTPPLEDAFDWSQYPKKNVIATGYTAGYESTGKNEGHPEYGITYSGVKVKRDLYSTVAADLNVFPIGTILFIPEYGYGVVADKGGAIKGNKVDLYYETVDDVYNEWGKREIEVYVIQQGNGSLTEEQLQALNEDKTMQVFRQQYIKSERR; this is translated from the coding sequence ATGAATAACCTTAAAAAATGGATAAAGCGTTTAACGATGACTATTCTTTTCTTTTTGGCATTAATGGTAACTTTCCAATCTATATCAGGAGTAGATACGAAATCATATATTTTAAAAAGTCTCAGTGCCGGGGCGGCAGCTAATAGTCAAACAGTATCTGGAACAACTCCGCCATTGGAGGATGCTTTCGACTGGTCACAATATCCGAAGAAGAACGTAATTGCAACAGGATATACGGCAGGCTATGAATCTACAGGGAAAAATGAAGGTCACCCTGAATATGGGATTACCTATTCAGGTGTAAAAGTAAAACGTGATTTATATTCAACTGTAGCTGCTGATTTGAATGTGTTTCCTATTGGGACGATTCTATTTATCCCAGAATATGGGTATGGCGTTGTAGCTGATAAAGGCGGAGCAATTAAGGGTAATAAAGTAGATCTTTATTATGAAACGGTTGATGATGTTTATAATGAATGGGGTAAACGAGAAATTGAAGTCTATGTTATCCAACAAGGTAATGGGAGTCTTACCGAAGAACAATTACAAGCATTAAATGAGGATAAAACAATGCAGGTTTTCCGTCAACAATATATTAAATCTGAAAGAAGATGA
- a CDS encoding YuiA family protein, whose product MKTTALDSKKCDYCSGNGYFQLLLGGSETCTCCGGSGKKKE is encoded by the coding sequence ATGAAAACGACAGCCTTGGACTCAAAAAAATGTGATTATTGTTCTGGAAATGGTTATTTTCAATTGCTACTAGGAGGGTCTGAAACCTGCACCTGCTGCGGAGGCTCAGGAAAGAAAAAAGAGTAG
- a CDS encoding hotdog fold thioesterase translates to MIKNTLIEALGIEVTHMEPGKVIAKMPVDGRTRQPFGLLHGGASVALAETVASIGAYELVDKETEATVGLEINANHVRPVKEGFVTAVGTVLHQGKSTMVWDIKITDEQDRLICVSRCTMAVIKIKE, encoded by the coding sequence ATGATTAAAAACACATTAATCGAAGCATTAGGAATTGAAGTAACACATATGGAACCTGGTAAGGTTATTGCTAAGATGCCAGTAGATGGCCGTACGCGTCAACCGTTCGGATTGCTTCATGGCGGAGCATCTGTGGCATTAGCAGAGACTGTCGCTAGTATAGGAGCTTATGAATTGGTCGATAAAGAAACCGAAGCGACTGTAGGATTAGAAATTAATGCAAACCATGTTCGTCCGGTCAAGGAAGGGTTTGTAACAGCTGTCGGCACTGTGTTGCATCAAGGAAAATCAACTATGGTTTGGGACATCAAAATAACTGATGAACAGGATCGACTCATTTGTGTGTCAAGATGTACAATGGCGGTCATTAAAATAAAGGAATGA
- the yugI gene encoding S1 domain-containing post-transcriptional regulator GSP13 — protein MTEKFETGSIVTGKVTGIQPYGAFIALDENTQGLVHISEITHGYVKDINEHLKVGDEVQVKVLSINEGAGKIGLSIRATEEAPVQQAAKPKKQPRKRQAAAIIPEADGQQGFNTLKDKLQEWIDQSQREDLIKK, from the coding sequence ATGACGGAGAAATTCGAAACGGGTAGTATTGTAACAGGTAAAGTAACAGGTATTCAGCCTTATGGAGCGTTCATTGCATTAGATGAAAATACACAGGGGCTTGTGCATATTTCAGAAATAACACATGGTTATGTAAAAGATATTAATGAACATCTTAAGGTCGGCGACGAAGTTCAAGTTAAAGTATTATCTATTAACGAAGGAGCAGGAAAAATCGGCTTATCGATTCGTGCTACTGAGGAAGCACCTGTTCAGCAGGCAGCTAAACCAAAAAAGCAGCCTCGTAAGCGTCAAGCTGCTGCAATTATCCCAGAAGCTGATGGACAACAAGGGTTCAACACTTTAAAAGATAAGCTTCAAGAATGGATCGACCAATCACAGCGTGAAGATTTAATTAAGAAGTAA
- the kapD gene encoding 3'-5' exonuclease KapD gives MKERHQYIFIDFEFTMPERNVRMKNFFPEIIEVGLVSVIDDQITEQFSSYVTPLKFPALSERCKSFLHISQQQVDTGISFFEFIRKLEEFKKNIQTTIVTWGNMDMKVLRHNCMEAGLKFPFNATELDLSMEYKRFFGDQNQTGLWKAVQEYGKEGTGRHHRALDDALTTYNIFRLVEKDKRYLEKPKPTTIGDRVDFSKLLNEFA, from the coding sequence ATGAAAGAACGGCATCAATATATTTTTATTGATTTTGAATTTACGATGCCTGAACGAAATGTTCGAATGAAGAACTTTTTTCCGGAAATTATTGAGGTCGGGCTTGTTTCAGTTATTGATGATCAAATTACTGAGCAATTCTCTTCCTATGTGACTCCATTGAAGTTCCCAGCTTTATCTGAACGCTGCAAATCATTCTTACATATTTCACAGCAGCAGGTGGATACAGGCATTTCTTTCTTCGAATTCATTAGAAAGTTAGAAGAGTTCAAGAAAAATATCCAAACGACTATTGTTACTTGGGGAAATATGGACATGAAGGTTCTTCGGCATAATTGTATGGAAGCAGGTTTGAAATTTCCATTTAATGCAACCGAGTTAGATTTATCCATGGAGTATAAGCGATTCTTCGGTGATCAAAATCAAACAGGCTTATGGAAGGCAGTTCAGGAATATGGAAAGGAAGGAACAGGCAGACATCATCGGGCACTGGATGATGCGCTGACTACTTATAATATATTCCGATTAGTGGAGAAGGATAAACGTTATTTGGAAAAACCAAAGCCAACAACTATTGGTGATCGAGTAGATTTTTCAAAGCTATTAAATGAATTCGCATAA
- a CDS encoding leucyl aminopeptidase, whose amino-acid sequence MFHVKSEMDYSAAHEGLVIGLFDKPEKFSGVLAKLDEQFEGQLTELVKSGDISAKLKSITKVHSFGKIGAKRIWFIGLGKEKEFNFDKLSEALGKGFKALKASKLGETAILLDTFTMDKVDGLDAAHAVSEAFALATYKYDGYKQKSNEPEKSLESITIYSPLLEQEDIKASLTVGYAFGKGTNSARTLVNTPGNLLTATDMANYAKDLAATYNFDLEILDKDEIEKLGMGAFLAVNQGSAEPPKMIVLKYQGKEEWQDVIGLVGKGITFDTGGYSIKTKAGIVGMKTDMGGAAAVLGAMEIIGELKSEQNVVAVIPSTDNMISGNAFKPDDVITSMSGKTIEVLNTDAEGRLVLADAVTYAKHHGAEYLVDVATLTGGIITALGMHTTGAMTNHEPLFEQVLEASMEAGEPMWLLPLFEKDKERVRDSKVADLNNSPGAAGHAIVAGAFIGEFAEGTPWVHLDIAGTSTSSKEYDLGPAGATGVMTRTLALFVERFEPIN is encoded by the coding sequence ATGTTTCATGTAAAAAGTGAAATGGACTATTCAGCAGCCCATGAAGGCTTGGTTATTGGACTGTTTGATAAACCGGAGAAGTTTTCAGGAGTTTTGGCTAAGCTAGACGAACAATTTGAAGGTCAGCTCACGGAGCTAGTCAAATCTGGGGATATTTCTGCAAAGTTAAAGAGCATCACTAAAGTACATAGTTTTGGCAAGATTGGCGCAAAAAGAATTTGGTTTATTGGTTTAGGTAAAGAAAAGGAGTTTAACTTTGATAAACTAAGTGAAGCTTTAGGGAAAGGATTTAAAGCTTTAAAAGCTAGTAAGCTGGGAGAAACAGCTATCCTTTTAGATACGTTTACAATGGATAAGGTGGATGGTTTAGATGCTGCACATGCAGTGAGCGAGGCCTTTGCTTTAGCTACCTATAAATATGACGGGTATAAACAAAAATCAAATGAACCCGAGAAGAGCCTCGAAAGTATCACAATTTATAGCCCATTACTTGAACAAGAGGACATTAAAGCATCGTTAACAGTTGGCTATGCATTTGGTAAAGGTACGAATTCTGCCCGTACACTTGTGAATACTCCAGGGAATCTGCTGACAGCAACTGATATGGCTAATTATGCAAAGGATCTTGCAGCTACCTATAATTTCGACTTGGAAATTTTAGATAAAGATGAAATTGAGAAATTGGGAATGGGTGCGTTTCTTGCGGTAAATCAGGGATCCGCTGAACCTCCTAAAATGATTGTCTTAAAGTATCAAGGAAAAGAAGAATGGCAGGATGTAATTGGCCTAGTTGGAAAAGGGATTACCTTTGATACGGGTGGTTATTCTATTAAGACAAAAGCGGGTATTGTTGGGATGAAAACTGATATGGGCGGCGCTGCTGCGGTACTTGGAGCCATGGAGATTATAGGTGAACTTAAGTCTGAACAAAATGTTGTTGCTGTTATCCCTTCAACTGACAACATGATTAGTGGGAATGCTTTTAAACCAGATGATGTGATTACCTCGATGAGCGGTAAAACAATTGAGGTATTAAATACAGATGCGGAAGGAAGACTTGTTCTCGCGGATGCGGTAACCTATGCTAAGCATCATGGTGCAGAGTATTTAGTTGATGTAGCAACTCTAACTGGTGGTATAATCACTGCTCTCGGAATGCATACGACGGGAGCGATGACCAATCATGAACCGTTGTTTGAACAGGTGCTGGAAGCTTCGATGGAAGCTGGCGAGCCAATGTGGCTCCTGCCATTGTTTGAGAAGGATAAGGAACGTGTTAGGGATAGCAAAGTAGCTGATCTAAATAATTCTCCCGGGGCAGCTGGACATGCAATTGTTGCTGGTGCTTTTATCGGAGAATTTGCAGAGGGTACACCGTGGGTCCACTTAGATATTGCAGGAACTTCTACATCCTCGAAAGAGTATGATCTAGGACCTGCTGGTGCAACTGGGGTAATGACCCGGACACTTGCCTTATTCGTAGAACGCTTTGAACCAATTAATTAA